Proteins from a single region of Anthonomus grandis grandis chromosome 10, icAntGran1.3, whole genome shotgun sequence:
- the LOC126740999 gene encoding uncharacterized protein LOC126740999, translating into MLHMLPIMLKKKEETSITVCSPDTDVFILLLKYSEIFGCQMQFQTGTGAKKRNVDINKIGQQLTYLQKGFTRVSCAIRLRCHRRVCKKGKLKFFKAFQAADDQILAFLIDLGNTEIEVEKISNQLEKFICMVYNLKANIMTLAELRWWGFSKQQLESEQLPPTQSSLLPALRRARLQAYIWVNAHKKTQVELEPTEYGWRKEENVFLPVLSDLPNVAPNEILNLILMCLQKK; encoded by the exons ATGCTACATATGCTGCCAATcatgctgaaaaaaaaagaagaaacaagtATTACTGTGTGCTCTCCGG acacCGATGTATTTATTCTTCTCTTGAAGTACAGCGAAATCTTTGGTTGCCAAATGCAGTTTCAGACTGGAACAGGAGCAAAAAAGAGAAATGTTGATATAAACAAGATAGGCCAACAGCTCACGTACCTACAGAAAGGCTTTACACGCGTTTCATGCGCTATTAGGCTGCGATGTCACAGGAGGGTTTGCAaaaaag GCAAACTGAAGTTTTTTAAAGCGTTTCAAGCTGCAGATGATCAAATATTAGCTTTTTTAATCGATCTTGGCAATACTGAAATAGAAGTGGAGAAAATATCAAATCAgctagaaaaatttatttgcatgGTGTACAACCTAAAAGCAAATATAATGACACTGGCGGAGTTACGCTGGTGGGGATTTTCCAAACAGCAGCTGGAAAGTGAGCAGCTCCCTCCAACCCAAAGTTCACTATTACCAGCTTTACGAAGAGCCCGATTACAGGCATATATTTGGGTAAATGCCCATAAAAAAACTCAAGTAGAATTAGAACCAACCGAGTATGGCTGGCGAAAAGAAGAGAATGTGTTTCTACCAGTTCTCTCTGATCTACCAAATGTTGCgccaaatgaaattttaaatttaatcttaatgtgcctgcaaaaaaaatag